Part of the uncultured Desulfobacter sp. genome, AAGAAAAAGGGTAGTGCCTGGGCGCTTTGGCCTTCGAGTTCCGGGCAGTTGGCCCGCAGGAAAAGCCCCACAATAATCCCTAAAATGCCAATGGGCGGAATGACAACGGCGGTGAGAAATGCACCGTTTCTGGCCTCTCTTATGGTTTTGGCCGAAAAAATGGCCTGCAGGTAGATCTGGGTGGACAGGACACCGGTAACCATGGAGACAATATCAATGGTGGTTGTGCCGACCCCATTGGAAAAAAAGTTTAAAAAGTCTGTATCTTTGGGTAATTGAGATAGAATATTGCCCAGTCCCTGGCCTTTGATCAGCGCAATAACCGTGCATACGATCATGATGCCGTACAGCAGGAAAAATTTGATTTTTCCCACCATGCCGGCACCGGAAATCCCCCCTGAAATAACAAAAAAGCCCATGAGTACCATGGTAATTAACAAAGAGACCGGCAGCGGGAAATGAAATACCGAGGTGAGAATGGCCATGGCCGCCAGATACTGGGCAATAATGTGGATGAACATGCCGCAGGAATTGAGCATGGAGCAGTAATATTGAAAATTGGTGCCAAAGTATTTGCCGAGCAGTTCAGAGACGGTTGTGACCTGCTCCCGTCTTAATGCTGTTGCAAAAAAGCATCCTAATATAAAGCAGGAGATACCGCTGCCCAGGGTGAAAATCCAGGCACTGATACCCTGGTCGTAGGCCGATTGAACAGTGCCGATGGTCGATACCCCGCCGACCAGCGTACCGATAATGACCCAGGACACCTGGGTGGTGGAAAGGGACCGGCCCGCCACTGAAAAATCTGAGCCGCTGACCATGCGTCTTTGATTTTTTAACACCAGGGCGCCAAATAGAACAAATGCGCCGATAAATACCACTGCGTATGTTAACTGTCCCAACCCGATTCTCCTCCATAGTGCCGTGCCCTTTAAATCCAGGGCAACGCATTCAAAAGTTCTGCATCACCTTTTTTGCAACCAAACCAAACCAAATTCATTCATTCCGATCCGAACATCAAATGAAAAAATAGGTATCAATAATCATGCCAATTTTTACCTGTGCCCACCCTGCTTTAAACCGGACCCGGTTTAAATATTTTAAAACCGAAGTTCTACGCCTGATCTATACATAAAGCAATGGAAGAAACGGATTTCTATTATTTAAAATAAACACCTGATTTCGTGTACGTAGTACACATTGAGTGTACCTGCAAAAGAGCATAAAAATGTCATCGTGCATAATTTCCCCCTTTGCTCTTGGGGTTAACGCCCTTGTAGGGGGCGCTCTGAAATAAATGCGATCCAACCTATGCAAAACAGCATTTTTATGCACGGCCACATGAAAAAAAGGGGTGATGTCGGACAAACGTCGGACACATAAAATAAAAATAAGCAGGCAACCTCCTTTTATCAGAGACGTTTTATGATCTCCTTTCATTCAAATCAATTGGGTTTGAAGCAAGCGGCATAGGATTTGCTAATGTTACAAATTTAAGTGCAAAAAAATCTGTCAAAGAGCCTTGTAACACTGATTTGAGGTATTTGCACTGCCGGTTTAATTCCGGAAACCTGCAACTTTTTATAAGGGTACCGCCCATATTCGTGCGTAAATATACGCTAAGGATCTCTCGCTAAATTTTAATCAAATCTCGATTAAGGGCCAGGGGTGGAAGCCGTGCGAAAAGATACGGTTTCGATCTGGACTAATACATCATAACCGTAATTTTCTGTTCAAATTCTTCCGCTGGTCCAATTTACGATAGCAATAAAGGATTTGGAGGTTATCCAAGCTTTGGGGCTTCCACGACGCTGATTGGGGGTGGTCTTGTTTACTCTTTTGACAATCCATATAATAAACCAACGACAGTCCCAGAAGACGATGCTTACATTAATTATTCACTGGGATTCAGTAAATATGGGAGCTTTGGATTTAATTAGGACATGAGTATATTTCAAATAACTTATGGACAGGGGCTTGTTGCCAGTATTAAATTACAGCACTTCTATGCAAAATTTTGCCATGGGTAAGGCAATACAGAATATCCTTAATTAATGCATTAGGTTTGTATAATTTTATGATTTGCTTAGATCAGTTTATGAGTTATATAGGTGTTTTTTTATTCGCGCTCGCTACTTTAATACAGATGGTATTGAATTTTATGCTGAGTAATAAATATGGATATCTAAAACAATATACTATTAAAAAAAATCAGTTAGAAAAAAAAATTCAAATATATTCATGGGTGACTATATTTATATCAGTTGTTTTAATTATTGTTAGCGGGATTTTAAAATTCCACTTACAAAAATATAATTTTTGTCTATAAACAGATATGTGTGGGGACACCCATTATTAAAGGCCGGGTCAAGAAAAAAAATCAACTTTTTTTCTTGACCCATGTGCGTAGGATCTTGAAACCCTGCCACGGCAAAATTTCAGGAAAAACATACTTTCCTAAATGGACCAGCAGGAGCATTTAAGTGGAGTTCTCCATATTTCCTGAGGCTGGGCACCATCGATAAAGCGTGGGAATTGAAACACCCAGGTTGTTTGCAACTTCCTTTGGAGGCATACCTTCAGACAGAAGCTTTTTGGCGGCTTCAACTTTGCTTGGCGTCATAAGGCGTTTTCTGCCGCCTACTCGACCGCGTTTTTTGGCAGCAGCTAATCCTGCTTTCGTCCTTTCAATAAGGAGTTCCCGTTCCATTTCAGCGAGTGAGGCCATGACATGAAAAAAGAACCTACCTGCGGGTGTTGTTGTATTAATGCCGTCGGTGATGCTTTGGAAATGAATACCTTCAGAATCAAATTTTCCGACCATGCTTATCAATTCTCTTAAATTGCGTCCCAACCTGTCGAGTTTCCATATCACAAATGTATCTCCGGTGCGTAGATGTGAGAGGGCATTCTCCAATCCCGGTCTCTTTTTTCCCATCCCTGATATTTTATCTGAAAAAATCTTAACACATCCTGCTTTTTCCAAAGCATCGGTCTGCAATTCTAAATTTTGATCTTCTGAAGAAACACGAGCATAACCGATCAACATAATTTTTTCCTTTCTCAAAACTCGTTTATATAATAAGGATATGAGAATGAAATTTCAAGAAACCTTTTTGAGAATAAAAAACTGGGGGTTTCGGCTGTTTTTAAGAAACCGAAAAATCATTATCAGAAAGGATCGTTTTTAAGAACCATGAAATCCCGTTTCTATACTCATGAGCAGCTTGTTAATGTAGCCCGACTTACCCCCGATGACATTGAACAGATCCGACAGCGAAGGCGTCAGTATAATCAACTGGGTTTCGGGTACCAGGTTTGTTTTGTTAGATTAACGAACCGGTTCCCCGTCCAAACGCCTTTTGAAATTTACGAGGACATACTTTCATTTGCCAGTGTGCAACTGAACATTCCGGTCAATGTAATTGATACCTATACCAATCGCCAGGCGACTGTATCAGAACACCAGGAACAAATTCGAAATTATTTAGGGCTGAGTCGGTTTGATAAAAAAGCAATAACGAAAATCAACCAATTTATCTTTGAGGAAGCATTCCGTCTCGAACAGACCGCTGCACTTCTTGCCGGAATTGGTCGTTATCTTAGAGAACACAAAATCCTGAAACCCTCAGATGATACTCTCCGACGGCTCATTTCCAAACAAAGGCAGAAGGCGAAAACGTATATTTTTGACAGAATCTGCACATCTCTGTCCAAAGCTCTTGTCCTGCATCTGGACGGATTGCTGAATACCCAAAATGGAAATCCATCAAGTTTACACTGGTTGAAGTTTCCACCAGGAAGGCCTTCACCTAAAGCAATTGTCCGTTTAACCCATAAACTTGAGAAAATCAGCAACAC contains:
- a CDS encoding sodium:solute symporter family protein produces the protein MGQLTYAVVFIGAFVLFGALVLKNQRRMVSGSDFSVAGRSLSTTQVSWVIIGTLVGGVSTIGTVQSAYDQGISAWIFTLGSGISCFILGCFFATALRREQVTTVSELLGKYFGTNFQYYCSMLNSCGMFIHIIAQYLAAMAILTSVFHFPLPVSLLITMVLMGFFVISGGISGAGMVGKIKFFLLYGIMIVCTVIALIKGQGLGNILSQLPKDTDFLNFFSNGVGTTTIDIVSMVTGVLSTQIYLQAIFSAKTIREARNGAFLTAVVIPPIGILGIIVGLFLRANCPELEGQSAQALPFFFQYTLPPALAAFCSAVLLLAVLGTGAGLVLGVTTNVYMDGIRHLFKKEPAHSLAIVRVCTLVVLILSAGIVMAGFSTTILRWSYLSMGFRGAAVFVGLCIVVFTKRNKYPAMIRGLLYVLPICYFVLAVFL
- a CDS encoding recombinase family protein, with translation MLIGYARVSSEDQNLELQTDALEKAGCVKIFSDKISGMGKKRPGLENALSHLRTGDTFVIWKLDRLGRNLRELISMVGKFDSEGIHFQSITDGINTTTPAGRFFFHVMASLAEMERELLIERTKAGLAAAKKRGRVGGRKRLMTPSKVEAAKKLLSEGMPPKEVANNLGVSIPTLYRWCPASGNMENST